The following are from one region of the Microbacterium sp. cx-55 genome:
- the gcvP gene encoding aminomethyl-transferring glycine dehydrogenase, with amino-acid sequence MTQTFADRHIGTDAAAQHTMLAALGYASVQALVDAAVPASIHAQPLDASVIPAAATEAEALAELRTLAAQNRPATAMIGLGYYGTLTPSVISRNVFENPSWYTAYTPYQPEISQGRLEALINFQTMVTDLTGLATANASMLDESTAVVEGMLLARRASKSASNVFVVDADALPQTLALLRHRAAAVGIEIVEAALADDGLPADAAPFGVFVQYPAASGRVWDPSTVIGDVQAQGGRAVVAADLLALTLLRSPGSLGADIAVGTTQRFGVPLGFGGPHAGYMAVRAGLERQLPGRLVGVSQDAAGHPAYRLALQTREQHIRREKATSNICTAQVLLAVMAAMYAVYHGAEGLRAIATDVARAADALAAALRARGLTVQHEAFFDTVRVEVPDADAVVDRARSRGVHLLRADATTVGVSVDETTTAADLAAVAWAFGDGPAPVLADAEPLAAVAADLHRVDEYLTHPVFSAHRSETAMMRYLKTLADRDYALDRGMIPLGSCTMKLNAATEMAAVSWPEFSQVHPFAPEADVHGYLAMIEQLEGWLAEVTGYDAVSLQPNAGSQGELAGLLAIRQYHLAQGSTERTVCLIPSSAHGTNAASAVLAGMKVVVVACDEAGNVDLADLRAKIETHAATLAALMITYPSTHGVYEHDVLEITAAVHDAGGQVYVDGANLNALLGFARFGDLGGDVSHLNLHKTFAIPHGGGGPGVGPVAAKAHLAPFLPSHPLAQRAEHAGGFVFEGGPISAAPYGSASILPISWAYMRMMGAEGLRNATGAAVLAANYIAVRLRDHYPVLYAGDAGLVAHECILDLRPLREQTGVTVDDVAKRLIDYGFHAPTMSFPVAGTLMVEPTESEDLAEIERFIEAMIQIKAEALAVADGRWPAGDNPLVNAPHTAQAVIVGEWPHPYTREEAVYPVPALVRSKYWPPVRRIDNAYGDRNLVCACPPPEAFA; translated from the coding sequence GTGACGCAGACCTTTGCCGACCGCCACATCGGCACGGATGCGGCCGCGCAGCACACGATGCTGGCGGCGCTCGGGTACGCGAGCGTGCAGGCGCTCGTGGATGCGGCTGTTCCCGCATCCATCCACGCACAGCCGCTCGACGCCTCCGTCATCCCCGCCGCGGCGACAGAAGCCGAGGCGCTCGCCGAGTTGCGCACGCTCGCCGCGCAGAACCGGCCGGCGACCGCGATGATCGGGCTCGGGTACTACGGCACGCTGACGCCGTCGGTCATCTCCCGGAACGTTTTCGAGAACCCGTCCTGGTACACGGCGTACACGCCGTACCAGCCCGAGATCTCGCAGGGGCGCCTCGAAGCGCTCATCAACTTCCAGACCATGGTCACCGATCTCACCGGACTCGCCACCGCGAACGCCTCGATGCTCGACGAATCGACCGCCGTGGTCGAGGGGATGCTGCTCGCCCGCCGCGCCTCGAAGTCCGCCTCGAACGTGTTCGTCGTGGACGCCGACGCGCTCCCGCAGACGTTGGCGTTGCTGCGCCACCGCGCGGCCGCCGTCGGCATCGAGATCGTCGAGGCCGCGCTGGCCGACGACGGTCTTCCCGCGGATGCCGCACCGTTCGGTGTCTTCGTGCAATACCCGGCCGCATCCGGACGCGTCTGGGACCCGTCGACCGTGATCGGCGACGTGCAGGCGCAGGGCGGGCGCGCGGTCGTCGCGGCCGACCTGCTCGCACTCACCCTTCTGCGCTCGCCGGGCTCGCTCGGCGCCGATATCGCGGTGGGAACCACCCAGCGCTTCGGTGTGCCGCTCGGCTTCGGCGGCCCGCACGCCGGCTACATGGCAGTGCGCGCGGGACTCGAACGGCAGCTGCCCGGACGCCTCGTCGGGGTGTCGCAAGACGCCGCCGGCCACCCCGCGTACCGGCTCGCGCTGCAGACGCGCGAGCAGCACATCCGTCGGGAGAAAGCCACGTCGAACATCTGCACCGCGCAGGTGCTGCTGGCCGTCATGGCGGCGATGTACGCCGTCTATCACGGGGCCGAGGGGCTCCGCGCGATCGCGACCGACGTTGCTCGCGCGGCCGACGCGCTCGCTGCGGCCCTCCGCGCGCGGGGGCTCACCGTGCAGCACGAGGCGTTCTTCGACACGGTTCGCGTCGAGGTGCCGGATGCGGATGCCGTCGTCGACCGCGCCCGGTCACGGGGCGTGCACCTGCTCCGCGCCGACGCGACGACCGTCGGTGTCTCGGTCGACGAGACGACGACCGCGGCCGACCTCGCCGCGGTCGCGTGGGCGTTCGGCGACGGGCCCGCGCCCGTGCTCGCGGACGCGGAACCTCTCGCTGCGGTCGCCGCCGATCTGCACCGGGTCGACGAGTACCTGACGCACCCGGTCTTCTCGGCGCACCGCTCCGAGACGGCGATGATGCGGTACCTGAAGACGCTCGCCGATCGCGACTACGCGCTCGATCGCGGCATGATCCCGCTCGGATCGTGCACGATGAAACTGAACGCCGCGACCGAGATGGCGGCGGTGTCGTGGCCGGAGTTCTCGCAGGTGCATCCGTTCGCCCCCGAGGCCGACGTGCACGGCTACCTGGCGATGATCGAGCAGCTCGAGGGGTGGCTGGCCGAGGTCACCGGGTACGACGCCGTCTCGCTGCAGCCGAACGCCGGGTCGCAGGGTGAGCTCGCGGGGCTTCTCGCGATCCGCCAGTACCACCTCGCGCAGGGGTCGACCGAACGCACGGTCTGCCTCATCCCGTCGTCGGCGCACGGCACGAACGCCGCATCCGCCGTGCTCGCCGGCATGAAGGTCGTCGTCGTCGCGTGCGATGAGGCCGGCAACGTAGACCTCGCCGATCTCCGCGCGAAGATCGAGACGCATGCGGCGACGCTCGCGGCGCTCATGATCACGTACCCGTCGACGCACGGCGTGTACGAGCACGACGTGCTCGAGATCACTGCCGCCGTGCACGACGCGGGCGGGCAGGTGTACGTCGACGGCGCGAACCTGAACGCGCTGCTCGGGTTCGCGCGCTTCGGCGACCTGGGCGGCGACGTGTCGCACCTGAACCTGCACAAGACGTTCGCGATCCCGCACGGCGGCGGCGGTCCCGGTGTCGGACCGGTCGCGGCGAAGGCGCACCTCGCGCCGTTCCTGCCCTCGCACCCGCTCGCGCAGCGGGCCGAGCACGCCGGCGGGTTCGTGTTCGAGGGCGGGCCGATCTCTGCGGCACCGTACGGTTCCGCATCCATCCTGCCGATCTCGTGGGCGTACATGCGGATGATGGGCGCCGAGGGTCTGCGGAACGCGACCGGCGCAGCCGTGCTCGCGGCGAACTACATCGCCGTGCGTCTGCGCGACCATTACCCGGTGCTCTACGCGGGCGACGCGGGACTCGTCGCGCACGAGTGCATCCTCGACCTGCGCCCGCTGCGGGAGCAGACCGGGGTCACGGTCGACGACGTCGCCAAGCGTCTGATCGACTACGGCTTCCACGCCCCGACGATGTCGTTCCCGGTCGCGGGCACGCTCATGGTCGAGCCGACGGAGTCGGAGGATCTCGCCGAGATCGAACGGTTCATCGAGGCGATGATCCAGATCAAGGCCGAGGCGCTCGCGGTCGCCGACGGTCGCTGGCCGGCGGGCGACAATCCGCTCGTGAACGCGCCGCACACCGCGCAGGCGGTCATCGTGGGGGAGTGGCCGCATCCGTACACCCGGGAAGAGGCTGTCTACCCGGTGCCGGCGCTCGTGCGTTCGAAGTACTGGCCGCCTGTGCGCCGCATCGACAACGCCTACGGCGACCGCAACCTCGTCTGCGCCTGCCCCCCGCCCGAGGCCTTCGCCTGA
- the nadC gene encoding carboxylating nicotinate-nucleotide diphosphorylase has protein sequence MLTRTTIDRVVSAALDEDAPWGDLTSESLIPAEAVATAELVAREPGVFAGGDVFAAAFALTDPSVRVELLVADGGAFATGDVLAVVTGPARSVLTAERVGLNFVQRMAGIATLTAAYVAEVAHTGARIADTRKTTPGLRAFERHAVRCGGGHNHRFSLSDAVMAKDNHLAVLTASGVSVTQALESAIARLPHTTHVEVEVDRLDQIEAVLAAGIGTIMLDNFSLDDLRRGVEQVAGRATIDASGGVTLETVRQIAETGVDVISVGALTHAARGLDLGLDMRVALPTED, from the coding sequence ATGCTGACCCGCACCACGATCGACCGTGTCGTCTCGGCCGCGCTCGACGAGGACGCCCCCTGGGGCGACCTGACGAGCGAGTCGCTCATCCCGGCCGAGGCCGTCGCGACCGCCGAACTGGTGGCCCGCGAGCCGGGCGTGTTCGCGGGCGGCGACGTCTTCGCTGCCGCGTTCGCGCTCACCGACCCGTCGGTGCGCGTGGAGCTGCTCGTCGCCGACGGCGGGGCCTTCGCCACGGGCGACGTTCTCGCCGTCGTCACGGGCCCCGCCCGCTCCGTGCTCACCGCCGAGCGGGTGGGCCTGAACTTCGTGCAGCGGATGGCGGGCATCGCTACCCTCACGGCCGCCTACGTGGCCGAAGTCGCCCACACCGGCGCGCGGATCGCCGACACCCGCAAGACCACCCCGGGTCTGCGCGCGTTCGAACGTCACGCCGTCCGCTGCGGCGGCGGCCACAACCATCGCTTCTCGCTGTCGGATGCGGTCATGGCCAAGGACAACCATCTCGCGGTGCTGACCGCATCCGGGGTCTCCGTCACGCAGGCCCTCGAGAGCGCCATCGCCCGCCTGCCGCACACGACCCACGTCGAAGTCGAGGTCGATCGACTCGACCAGATCGAGGCGGTCCTCGCCGCCGGGATCGGCACGATCATGCTCGACAACTTCTCGCTGGACGATCTGCGCCGCGGCGTCGAGCAGGTCGCCGGGCGGGCGACGATCGACGCGTCCGGCGGCGTCACACTCGAGACGGTGCGCCAGATCGCCGAGACCGGCGTCGATGTGATCTCCGTCGGCGCCCTCACCCACGCGGCTCGTGGACTCGACCTGGGTCTCGACATGCGCGTCGCGCTGCCGACCGAGGACTGA
- a CDS encoding NUDIX hydrolase — MTRTGSPAPVRADVATDITRVAVSTVIFSLRRGADDAPQLVLPLVRRTRDPFEGLWALPGGWLDIAEDLEDAASRTLAETTGLTPSYLEQLYAFGNVDRSPSRVVSIVYWALLRADEVDAQVSAHAAGRDAPENVRWFPVAGLPPLAFDHQQIIDYALWRLRNKAGYSRVAHGLMTDCFTLADLREVYEAILGRRLDPANFRRQVENSGSLVRTDAFRTGNHRPARLYRPHAGAELADRGPLSPASAPHESSTR; from the coding sequence ATGACACGAACCGGTAGTCCCGCCCCCGTCCGCGCGGATGTCGCGACCGACATCACGCGCGTCGCCGTGTCGACGGTCATCTTCAGCCTGCGCCGCGGAGCCGACGACGCTCCGCAGCTCGTCCTGCCGCTCGTCCGCCGCACCCGGGATCCGTTCGAGGGACTGTGGGCGCTGCCGGGCGGATGGCTCGACATCGCCGAAGACCTCGAGGATGCGGCATCCCGCACCCTCGCCGAGACGACCGGCCTCACCCCCAGCTATCTCGAGCAGCTCTACGCCTTCGGAAACGTCGACCGGTCCCCCTCGCGGGTCGTGTCGATCGTCTACTGGGCGCTGCTGCGCGCCGACGAGGTCGATGCCCAGGTCTCCGCGCACGCCGCCGGACGCGATGCGCCCGAAAACGTCCGCTGGTTCCCGGTCGCCGGTCTCCCCCCGCTCGCGTTCGATCATCAGCAGATCATCGACTACGCGCTCTGGCGGCTGCGCAACAAGGCCGGCTACAGCCGCGTCGCGCACGGCCTGATGACGGATTGCTTCACGCTCGCCGATCTTCGCGAGGTCTATGAAGCGATCCTCGGCCGCCGCCTCGATCCGGCGAACTTCCGGCGTCAGGTCGAGAACTCCGGAAGCCTCGTCCGCACCGACGCGTTCCGCACCGGAAATCACCGCCCCGCACGTTTGTACCGCCCCCACGCGGGCGCCGAGCTCGCCGATCGCGGCCCGCTCTCCCCCGCATCCGCACCGCACGAATCGAGCACGAGATGA
- the nadA gene encoding quinolinate synthase NadA encodes MSQATLTLQPRPIDPSVDHEIQAIVAGAGTASTCNTDLAAGPWSFDTRPGYGPGASMGDVIPTGSPRQGQLPQEYRDASDDDLDARIRAAKAALGDRVVVLGHFYQREEVIRHADYVGDSFQLAGAAQARSEAEAIVFCGVHFMAETADLLSGPDQAVILPNLAAGCSMADMANIDQVEECWEDLEDLYGDLDTPDADGLLPVIPVTYMNSSAAIKGFVGRHNGIVCTSSNARTVLEWAFARGRRVLFFPDQHLGRNTAKAMGIPVERMPMWNPTRPLGGSDEQTLRDAQVILWHGFCSVHRRFTVDQIDQARREHPGVRVIVHPECPMAVVDAADEAGSTDYIRKAIAAATEPTTFAIGTEINLVQRLAAEYPQHEIFCLDPVVCPCSTMYRIHPGYLAWVLEALVAGQVLNRITVPASVADPARVALERMLAAKPTGLGR; translated from the coding sequence ATGAGCCAGGCCACGCTGACCCTGCAGCCCCGCCCGATCGACCCTTCGGTCGATCATGAGATCCAGGCGATCGTCGCCGGGGCGGGCACCGCCTCGACGTGCAACACGGATCTCGCCGCCGGGCCCTGGTCGTTCGACACGCGCCCGGGGTACGGCCCCGGCGCCTCGATGGGCGACGTCATCCCGACCGGTTCGCCCCGCCAGGGTCAGCTCCCCCAGGAGTACCGCGACGCCTCCGACGACGACCTCGATGCCCGCATCCGTGCCGCCAAGGCGGCGCTCGGAGATCGCGTCGTCGTTCTCGGGCACTTCTACCAGCGCGAGGAGGTCATCCGGCACGCCGACTACGTGGGCGATTCGTTCCAACTCGCGGGGGCCGCACAGGCACGCTCCGAGGCGGAGGCGATCGTCTTCTGCGGGGTGCACTTCATGGCAGAGACCGCGGACCTCCTCTCCGGCCCCGACCAGGCCGTCATCCTGCCGAACCTGGCCGCCGGATGCTCGATGGCCGACATGGCGAACATCGACCAAGTCGAGGAGTGCTGGGAAGACCTCGAAGACCTCTACGGTGACCTGGACACTCCGGATGCCGACGGTCTGCTGCCCGTCATCCCGGTGACGTACATGAACTCGTCCGCCGCGATCAAGGGGTTCGTCGGACGCCACAACGGCATCGTGTGCACCTCGTCCAACGCCCGCACGGTGCTGGAATGGGCGTTCGCGCGCGGACGCCGGGTGTTGTTCTTCCCGGATCAGCACCTCGGGCGCAACACCGCGAAAGCGATGGGCATCCCGGTCGAGCGGATGCCGATGTGGAACCCCACGCGTCCGCTCGGCGGAAGCGACGAGCAGACCCTGCGGGACGCGCAGGTCATCCTCTGGCACGGCTTCTGCTCGGTGCACCGCCGGTTCACGGTCGATCAGATCGATCAGGCGCGCCGCGAGCACCCGGGTGTGCGCGTGATCGTGCACCCGGAGTGCCCGATGGCCGTGGTCGACGCCGCCGACGAGGCCGGATCGACGGACTACATCCGGAAGGCCATCGCTGCGGCCACCGAACCCACCACGTTCGCGATCGGCACCGAGATCAACCTCGTGCAGCGACTCGCGGCCGAATACCCGCAGCACGAGATCTTCTGCCTCGATCCCGTGGTGTGCCCCTGCTCGACGATGTACCGTATCCACCCCGGCTACCTCGCCTGGGTGCTCGAGGCGCTCGTGGCAGGTCAGGTGCTCAACCGCATCACGGTTCCGGCGTCGGTCGCCGACCCGGCCCGCGTCGCGCTCGAGCGGATGCTGGCCGCCAAGCCCACCGGTCTCGGCCGGTGA
- the nadB gene encoding L-aspartate oxidase, producing MNTTRARTAQAIVVGSGIAGLTAALRAARNGVAVTLVTKDRRDHAATHYAQGGIAGVMTATDTTEEHLHDTLTAGAGLTDPVAARILVEEGPARIRDLIDAGVPFDRDAAGVLRAGLEGAHSHPRVLHAGGDATGAAIERTLLERLAESDVTVIEHAFVRDLVVTDGRVTGVEVLTGGLRRTLTADAVVLATGGAGQLYPHTTNPSVATGDGIALALRAGAAVADLEFVQFHPTVLAVGAPFLVSEAVRGEGATLIDAHGHRFARDAHPDGELAPRDIVARAIAAQDDTVFLDATGLGRPDTARFLATRFPTIDAAIRARGLDWATEPVPVTPAAHYLMGGVVTDLQGRTTLPGLYAVGETARTGVHGANRLASNSLLEGAVFGARVADAIVADAGADAGTWAGPAAPPIAAVGAVAAPEPSAPDAAGIRPFHRAALQELMWQHAGLVRDAEGLRHAADTLAGWSAEDDRATDAVPALEDSNLLRVATAVVDAARRRTASVGAHFRRDDAPAEPRDPASALPSSRTPSSRTATTRTASPRTTVPDREEAPAC from the coding sequence GTGAACACCACCCGCGCCCGCACGGCGCAGGCGATCGTCGTCGGCAGCGGCATCGCGGGACTGACCGCCGCCCTTCGCGCCGCCCGGAACGGTGTCGCGGTCACCCTCGTAACGAAGGACCGCCGCGACCACGCGGCGACGCACTATGCGCAGGGCGGCATCGCCGGCGTGATGACGGCGACCGACACCACCGAGGAGCACCTGCACGACACGCTGACCGCGGGCGCGGGTCTCACCGACCCGGTCGCGGCCCGCATCCTCGTCGAGGAGGGGCCCGCCCGCATCCGGGATCTGATCGATGCGGGTGTGCCGTTCGACCGGGATGCGGCGGGCGTGCTCCGGGCGGGCCTCGAGGGCGCGCACTCGCACCCTCGCGTGCTGCACGCCGGGGGCGATGCGACGGGGGCCGCGATCGAGCGCACCCTGCTCGAGCGCCTCGCCGAGAGCGACGTGACCGTGATCGAGCACGCGTTCGTCCGCGACCTCGTCGTGACCGACGGCCGCGTGACGGGCGTGGAGGTGCTGACGGGCGGACTTCGCCGCACGCTCACCGCGGATGCGGTCGTGCTCGCGACGGGCGGCGCAGGGCAGCTCTACCCGCACACGACCAACCCGTCGGTCGCGACCGGCGATGGGATCGCGCTCGCGCTCCGCGCGGGGGCGGCCGTCGCCGATCTCGAGTTCGTGCAGTTCCATCCGACCGTGCTCGCCGTCGGTGCGCCGTTCCTCGTCTCCGAAGCCGTCCGCGGCGAGGGGGCGACGCTGATCGACGCGCACGGCCACCGGTTCGCGCGGGACGCCCACCCCGACGGCGAACTCGCCCCGCGAGACATCGTCGCGCGTGCCATCGCGGCGCAGGACGACACGGTGTTCCTCGATGCGACGGGCCTCGGCCGCCCCGACACGGCGCGGTTCCTCGCGACCCGCTTCCCGACGATCGACGCCGCCATCCGCGCGCGCGGCCTCGACTGGGCGACCGAGCCCGTGCCGGTCACCCCGGCCGCGCACTACCTAATGGGCGGCGTCGTCACCGACCTGCAGGGACGTACGACCCTGCCGGGCCTCTACGCCGTGGGCGAGACCGCCCGCACGGGCGTGCACGGAGCGAACCGGCTCGCCTCGAACTCCCTGCTCGAAGGCGCGGTGTTCGGCGCCCGCGTGGCCGACGCGATCGTCGCCGACGCGGGCGCGGATGCCGGAACGTGGGCCGGCCCGGCCGCCCCTCCCATCGCTGCTGTCGGTGCTGTCGCTGCTCCGGAGCCGAGCGCACCCGACGCCGCCGGCATCCGCCCGTTCCACCGCGCGGCCCTGCAGGAACTCATGTGGCAGCACGCCGGCCTCGTCCGCGACGCCGAAGGCCTGCGGCACGCCGCCGACACCCTCGCGGGCTGGAGCGCCGAAGACGACCGGGCGACGGATGCGGTCCCCGCGCTCGAGGACTCGAACCTCCTGCGGGTCGCGACGGCCGTGGTCGACGCAGCACGACGACGGACCGCGTCGGTCGGTGCCCACTTCCGCCGCGACGACGCACCCGCCGAGCCGCGCGACCCGGCGTCGGCGCTCCCGTCATCGCGCACGCCCTCATCACGCACGGCGACGACCCGCACGGCATCTCCGCGCACGACTGTGCCCGACCGGGAAGAGGCTCCCGCATGCTGA
- the gcvT gene encoding glycine cleavage system aminomethyltransferase GcvT, translated as MTDAPSTAPPRYTVLRERHAALGASFTDFGGWMMPVRYSSDLAEHRAVREAAGLFDVSHMAEFVIEGSHAAAFLDFALAGRISTMPLGKAKYSLLLADDGGIVDDLIVYRLGDDHFLIIANAGNYAEVAGALAAALDVFPSPAPAVTADGAFGFVTGTHVRIEDASEASALLALQGPRAAAILADVAGLDFVAPARRQGDEPQAWHLDELGYYAVRAAAFEGQPVLVARTGYTGEDGFELLVPTDAAPALWDALLAAGAAQGLVPAGLAARDTLRLEAGMPLYGHELTRDIAPAQAGLARVISSGDEDFIGRAGLAARADAASAVLVGIVSAGKRAGRAGYAVVDAAGAHLGEITSGALSPTLGHPIAMAYVTPDASAPGTELFIDVRGTAIPATVTALPFYRRKK; from the coding sequence ATGACCGACGCTCCATCGACCGCTCCTCCCCGATACACCGTGCTCCGCGAGCGCCATGCGGCACTCGGCGCCAGCTTCACCGACTTCGGTGGCTGGATGATGCCGGTGCGCTATTCGTCCGACCTCGCCGAGCACCGCGCCGTCCGCGAAGCGGCCGGGCTGTTCGACGTATCGCATATGGCCGAGTTCGTCATCGAGGGGTCGCACGCCGCCGCGTTCCTCGACTTCGCGCTCGCCGGTCGCATCTCGACGATGCCGCTCGGCAAGGCGAAGTACAGCCTGCTGCTGGCCGACGACGGCGGCATCGTCGACGACCTGATCGTCTACCGGCTGGGCGACGACCACTTCCTGATCATCGCCAACGCGGGAAACTACGCGGAGGTGGCGGGCGCGCTCGCCGCTGCGCTCGACGTCTTCCCCTCTCCGGCGCCCGCCGTCACGGCAGACGGCGCGTTCGGATTCGTCACCGGCACTCACGTGCGCATCGAGGATGCCTCCGAGGCGTCGGCGCTGCTGGCGCTGCAGGGCCCGCGTGCCGCCGCCATCCTGGCGGATGTGGCCGGTCTCGATTTCGTCGCCCCCGCGCGTCGCCAGGGTGACGAGCCGCAGGCTTGGCACCTCGACGAGCTCGGCTACTACGCGGTCCGCGCGGCGGCGTTCGAGGGGCAGCCCGTGCTCGTCGCCCGCACCGGCTACACCGGCGAGGACGGCTTCGAACTGCTCGTGCCGACGGATGCGGCCCCCGCGCTGTGGGACGCACTGCTCGCGGCCGGGGCCGCGCAGGGCCTCGTCCCGGCCGGTCTCGCCGCGCGCGACACCCTGCGCCTCGAAGCGGGAATGCCCCTCTACGGGCACGAACTCACCCGCGACATCGCCCCCGCCCAGGCGGGCCTCGCGCGCGTGATCTCCTCGGGTGACGAGGACTTCATCGGGCGCGCCGGACTCGCCGCGCGAGCGGACGCCGCATCCGCCGTCCTGGTCGGGATCGTCTCCGCCGGCAAGCGGGCAGGACGCGCCGGCTACGCCGTCGTGGACGCCGCGGGCGCGCACCTCGGCGAGATCACGAGCGGTGCGCTGAGTCCGACGCTCGGCCACCCGATCGCCATGGCCTATGTCACCCCCGACGCGAGCGCGCCGGGTACCGAACTGTTCATCGACGTCCGCGGCACCGCCATCCCGGCGACCGTCACCGCCCTGCCCTTCTACCGGAGGAAGAAATGA
- the gcvH gene encoding glycine cleavage system protein GcvH, whose protein sequence is MTDLDALSYTAEHEWVSIADGVATFGITDYAAEKLGDVVFVELPAIGAELTGAQICGEIESTKSVGELYAPVAGRVIEVNGAVDDDPSLVNADPFGAWLVRVDLGDAVPEGLLDRTAYLALIGGAE, encoded by the coding sequence ATGACCGATCTCGACGCCCTGTCCTACACCGCCGAGCACGAGTGGGTGTCGATCGCCGACGGCGTCGCCACGTTCGGCATCACCGATTACGCCGCCGAGAAGCTCGGCGACGTCGTCTTCGTCGAGCTGCCCGCGATCGGCGCCGAGCTCACCGGCGCGCAGATCTGCGGTGAGATCGAATCGACCAAGTCCGTCGGCGAGCTCTACGCGCCCGTCGCCGGCCGCGTCATCGAGGTCAACGGCGCCGTCGACGACGACCCGTCGCTCGTGAACGCCGATCCGTTCGGCGCCTGGCTCGTCCGCGTCGACCTCGGCGACGCCGTGCCCGAGGGGCTCCTGGACCGCACCGCCTACCTCGCCCTCATCGGAGGAGCCGAGTGA
- a CDS encoding MarP family serine protease: MITIVLDVVLALVLVSALVVGLRRGLLASAGALVGLVLGGLAAWWLVPVVGRLLPSDVSRAWATLAIIALLLFGGAALGAAVGGALRRGVDRIKLRGIDRALGGVANVVVVALALSLTGQAVATTGIPFVSSAVGSSVVLRTIDDLTPRPVDEALAQVRSVVIDDGLPQFGALFDTLPVGPTAAPVDLDDPALSASAQSVARIAGTAYSCGRSLTGTGFVIAEDRLVTNAHVVAGVDAPVVELPGRPAREGRVVYFDATADLAVIAVDALDASPIGLAPNLAIGGAGVVQGYPYGGPFTMGTASVRSVGTVLVPDIYGQGDNPRETYALTAIVRPGNSGGPVLDAAGKVAGVVFARADDGSDIGYAMTTTPLAPVVAAAPGLSDAVATGACVG; the protein is encoded by the coding sequence ATGATCACCATCGTGCTGGACGTCGTGCTGGCGCTCGTCCTGGTTTCCGCGTTGGTCGTGGGGCTCCGCCGCGGCCTCCTCGCGAGCGCGGGCGCGCTCGTCGGACTCGTGCTCGGCGGTCTCGCCGCCTGGTGGCTGGTGCCCGTCGTCGGCCGACTGTTGCCCTCCGATGTCAGCCGCGCCTGGGCGACGCTCGCGATCATCGCCCTTCTGCTCTTCGGCGGCGCCGCGCTCGGGGCGGCCGTCGGCGGCGCGCTCCGCCGCGGGGTCGACCGGATCAAACTCAGAGGGATCGACCGTGCGCTGGGCGGCGTGGCGAACGTCGTCGTGGTCGCCCTCGCCCTGTCGCTCACCGGTCAGGCCGTCGCGACCACCGGCATCCCGTTCGTCTCGTCGGCGGTCGGCTCCTCCGTCGTGCTGCGGACGATCGACGACCTCACCCCGCGCCCCGTCGATGAAGCACTCGCGCAGGTGCGCTCGGTCGTCATCGACGACGGCCTGCCGCAATTCGGGGCGCTGTTCGACACCCTTCCCGTCGGCCCGACGGCGGCGCCGGTCGATCTGGACGACCCGGCGCTCAGCGCCTCCGCCCAGTCCGTCGCGCGGATCGCCGGCACCGCCTACTCGTGCGGTCGCAGCCTCACCGGCACCGGATTCGTGATCGCAGAAGACCGCCTCGTCACGAATGCGCACGTGGTGGCGGGCGTCGACGCGCCCGTCGTGGAGCTTCCCGGCCGTCCCGCACGTGAAGGACGGGTCGTCTATTTCGACGCGACCGCCGACCTCGCGGTCATCGCCGTCGACGCGCTCGACGCCAGCCCGATCGGTCTCGCCCCGAACCTTGCGATCGGCGGCGCCGGAGTCGTGCAGGGGTATCCCTACGGCGGCCCCTTCACGATGGGGACCGCATCCGTCCGCTCGGTCGGCACGGTGCTCGTGCCCGACATCTACGGCCAGGGCGACAATCCGCGCGAGACCTACGCCCTCACGGCGATCGTTCGCCCGGGCAACTCCGGGGGCCCTGTGCTCGATGCGGCCGGAAAGGTCGCCGGCGTCGTCTTCGCCCGCGCCGACGACGGTTCCGACATCGGGTACGCGATGACCACGACGCCGCTCGCACCGGTCGTCGCCGCCGCTCCCGGCCTTTCGGATGCGGTCGCGACAGGCGCCTGCGTCGGCTGA